Proteins encoded in a region of the Sterolibacterium denitrificans genome:
- the aceA gene encoding isocitrate lyase — MMKTREQQIAELKKDWAENPRWAGIKRPYSAEDVVRLRGSLVTEQTLARNGAEKLWNLVNNEPYVNCLGALTGGQAMQQVKAGIKAIYLSGWQVAADNNGYAAMYPDQSLYPVDSVPKVVERINNAFKRADEIQWAKNIDPNDAGYIDYFAPIVADAEAGFGGVLNAFELMKAMIRAGAGGVHFEDQLASVKKCGHMGGKVLVPTQEAVQKLVSARLAADVMGVPTVILARTDAEAADLLTSDVDANDQPFVTGERTPEGFYKTKKGLEQAISRGLAYAPYADMVWCETGTPDLEFARKFAEAVRARYPGKLLAYNCSPSFNWKKNLDDATIAKFQRELGAMGYKYQFITLAGIHSMWFNMFDLAQDYAQRGMSAYVEKVQEPEFAARDRGYTFVSHQQEVGTGYFDDVTTVIQGGASSVTALHGSTESEQF, encoded by the coding sequence ATCATGAAAACCCGTGAACAACAAATCGCCGAACTGAAGAAGGACTGGGCCGAGAATCCGCGCTGGGCCGGCATCAAGCGTCCGTACAGCGCCGAAGACGTCGTGCGCCTGCGCGGCTCGCTGGTGACCGAGCAGACCCTGGCGCGCAACGGCGCCGAGAAGCTGTGGAACCTGGTCAACAATGAACCCTACGTCAACTGTCTCGGCGCCCTGACCGGCGGCCAGGCGATGCAGCAGGTCAAGGCCGGCATCAAGGCCATCTATCTGTCCGGTTGGCAGGTGGCTGCCGACAATAACGGCTACGCTGCGATGTATCCGGACCAGTCGCTGTATCCGGTGGATTCGGTACCCAAGGTCGTCGAGCGTATCAACAATGCCTTCAAGCGCGCCGATGAAATCCAGTGGGCGAAGAATATCGATCCGAATGACGCCGGCTACATCGACTATTTCGCGCCCATCGTTGCCGACGCCGAGGCCGGTTTCGGCGGCGTGTTGAACGCTTTCGAGCTGATGAAGGCGATGATCCGCGCCGGCGCCGGTGGCGTGCATTTCGAGGATCAGCTCGCTTCCGTCAAGAAGTGCGGCCACATGGGCGGCAAGGTGCTGGTGCCGACGCAGGAAGCCGTGCAGAAGCTGGTTTCCGCGCGTCTGGCTGCCGACGTGATGGGCGTGCCGACGGTGATTCTGGCGCGTACCGATGCCGAGGCAGCAGACTTGCTGACCTCCGACGTCGATGCCAACGACCAGCCCTTCGTCACCGGCGAGCGCACGCCGGAAGGTTTCTACAAAACGAAGAAAGGTCTGGAGCAGGCGATCAGCCGTGGTCTGGCCTATGCGCCGTATGCCGACATGGTGTGGTGTGAGACCGGCACGCCGGATCTGGAGTTCGCCCGCAAGTTCGCCGAGGCCGTGCGCGCCAGGTATCCCGGCAAGCTGCTGGCCTACAATTGCTCGCCGTCGTTCAACTGGAAGAAGAACCTCGACGACGCGACCATCGCCAAGTTTCAGCGCGAACTGGGCGCGATGGGCTACAAGTACCAATTCATCACCCTGGCCGGTATTCATTCGATGTGGTTCAACATGTTCGACCTCGCCCAGGACTACGCCCAGCGCGGCATGTCGGCTTATGTCGAGAAGGTGCAGGAGCCGGAGTTCGCGGCGCGCGACCGTGGCTATACCTTCGTCTCGCACCAGCAGGAAGTCGGCACCGGCTACTTCGACGACGTTACCACGGTGATCCAGGGCGGCGCTTCCTCGGTGACCGCACTGCACGGCTCGACCGAATCGGAACAGTTCTAG
- a CDS encoding phosphoethanolamine transferase, with translation MTTRPWIQGLIACIALLAVNAPNLTLALSSPNIQQSFATVIAPAFLLCVALYVLLPRFTPWLLIFLAPLALLETLYIMRYERPTDEQIFAIIRESNFQEATAWLGPAGLLLLACALLLLLTALGLVWRYRRTFPVLPRRWRIILLTAGLSALGLIHLSSLADFHDPLEENTAQVNPDQARSEQLSADLIGEFRKPTLNDLFPWGVPLRIQRYLTLQKGMNNARETLGQFRFDAQQSPKNASDDEIVLLVIGETGRPDRWQLNGYERPTNPRLKSMPGVVSLTNATTGWAWTRMSVPVIISRKPSSLKLSYFPERSIVGAFREAGFWTAWYSTQGALGFHESAVALYAGEAEDVRFINPAGYRSPGAYDTDLLTTLDTALARPERKKFIVLHTLGSHFNYAHRVPPEFEVFKPSLRGEQRPDLHDRNQKELLNNSYDNSIRYTDHVLAEIVQRLNASGKVASLLYIADHGENLFDGDCDKSGHGHNTEYDYRVAALWWNGSEFSQRHPEKVAAITAHRDSPWSTENVFDTLLDAADISLPPQSYGTKSLLQKDFSIQPRWIQSGMFFDEALREGNCHVLAHPAAKKSRDKR, from the coding sequence ATGACCACTCGCCCCTGGATACAAGGCCTGATTGCGTGCATCGCACTGCTTGCCGTGAATGCGCCCAACCTTACACTGGCCCTTTCTTCTCCAAACATTCAACAATCTTTCGCCACCGTCATTGCGCCGGCATTTCTGCTCTGCGTTGCACTCTATGTGCTGCTGCCGCGCTTCACGCCCTGGTTGCTGATTTTCCTGGCGCCGCTCGCCCTGCTGGAAACCCTCTACATCATGCGCTACGAGCGGCCGACGGACGAGCAGATATTTGCCATCATTCGCGAAAGCAATTTTCAGGAAGCCACCGCCTGGCTGGGACCTGCAGGGTTGTTACTACTGGCTTGCGCTCTGCTGTTGCTGCTGACCGCTCTGGGTCTGGTGTGGCGCTATCGCCGGACTTTTCCCGTGCTGCCCAGGCGCTGGCGCATCATTCTGCTGACAGCCGGCCTCTCCGCCCTGGGGCTGATTCATTTATCGTCCCTGGCCGATTTTCATGATCCGCTTGAGGAAAATACTGCGCAAGTCAATCCCGACCAGGCCCGCTCCGAACAGCTCAGTGCAGATTTGATCGGCGAGTTTCGGAAGCCGACATTGAACGACCTCTTTCCATGGGGAGTGCCTCTGCGCATCCAGCGTTATCTGACGCTACAGAAAGGTATGAACAATGCCAGAGAAACACTCGGCCAATTCCGCTTCGATGCGCAGCAATCCCCTAAAAACGCAAGTGACGACGAAATAGTTCTGCTGGTTATCGGTGAAACCGGACGGCCCGACCGCTGGCAACTCAATGGCTATGAACGTCCAACCAATCCTCGCCTGAAAAGCATGCCGGGCGTCGTCAGCCTCACCAACGCCACGACAGGTTGGGCATGGACCCGCATGTCGGTGCCGGTCATCATTTCGCGCAAGCCTTCCAGCCTGAAGCTTTCTTATTTTCCCGAACGATCGATCGTCGGCGCCTTCCGCGAAGCGGGCTTCTGGACGGCCTGGTATTCCACGCAGGGCGCCCTGGGCTTTCACGAATCGGCAGTGGCCTTGTACGCCGGCGAGGCCGAGGATGTGCGATTCATCAATCCGGCGGGCTATCGCAGCCCGGGAGCCTACGATACGGATTTGCTGACGACGCTGGATACGGCACTCGCCCGCCCAGAGCGCAAGAAGTTCATCGTCCTGCATACGCTGGGCAGCCATTTCAATTATGCGCACCGCGTCCCGCCCGAGTTCGAGGTTTTCAAACCATCCTTACGAGGAGAGCAACGCCCGGATTTGCATGATCGCAACCAAAAGGAGCTGCTCAACAACAGCTACGACAACTCCATCCGCTATACCGACCACGTCCTCGCAGAAATCGTCCAGCGCTTGAATGCATCCGGCAAGGTGGCTTCCCTGCTCTACATTGCCGATCATGGCGAGAATCTGTTCGACGGCGATTGCGACAAAAGCGGCCACGGACACAATACCGAATACGACTATCGCGTGGCCGCCCTGTGGTGGAACGGCAGCGAATTCTCTCAGCGCCACCCCGAAAAAGTCGCCGCAATCACGGCTCATCGGGACAGCCCGTGGTCGACGGAAAATGTTTTCGACACCTTGCTGGACGCTGCGGACATCAGTCTTCCGCCGCAGTCGTACGGCACGAAAAGCCTCCTGCAGAAAGACTTCAGCATCCAGCCCCGATGGATACAATCCGGTATGTTTTTCGATGAAGCCTTGCGTGAAGGCAACTGCCACGTGCTCGCTCATCCAGCCGCAAAGAAATCGCGGGACAAACGCTAG
- the rraA gene encoding ribonuclease E activity regulator RraA, with protein sequence MSLEIPFATADLLDANEAGLNAGTLHVVAPMFRSYGGRAVFGGPISTLKVFEDNSLVRTALSQPGNGRVLVIDGGGSLRCALVGDQLAELAVKNGWAGIVVYGCIRDSRAIGSMALGVFALATHPLKSIKRNVGEADLAVTFGGVSFVPGHFLYADADGVIVSQTALA encoded by the coding sequence ATGTCGCTGGAAATACCGTTTGCCACGGCCGATTTGCTCGATGCCAACGAAGCCGGCCTCAATGCCGGCACGCTGCATGTCGTCGCGCCGATGTTCCGCTCCTACGGCGGCCGGGCCGTCTTCGGCGGGCCGATCAGCACGCTGAAAGTGTTCGAGGACAACTCGCTGGTGCGCACGGCGCTGTCACAGCCGGGCAATGGCCGCGTGCTGGTGATCGATGGCGGCGGCTCGCTGCGCTGCGCCCTGGTGGGCGATCAACTGGCCGAACTGGCGGTGAAGAATGGCTGGGCGGGCATCGTAGTGTATGGCTGCATCCGCGATTCGCGCGCCATCGGCAGCATGGCGCTGGGTGTGTTTGCGCTGGCCACGCATCCGCTGAAGAGTATCAAGCGAAATGTCGGCGAGGCCGACCTCGCCGTGACTTTCGGCGGCGTCAGCTTCGTGCCGGGGCATTTTCTCTATGCCGACGCAGACGGAGTGATCGTCAGCCAGACGGCGCTTGCCTGA
- a CDS encoding ABC transporter permease → MKLLRAWFIGIPRYLWSGWGAIASLFLLMALWEGTSSLYGELILPDPLTVWHAFQTLLENGQAGAELLITARRALLGLGLAILAGSLLGMLAGISLTASMVSRPLVTALLGTPPIAWLVLAMLWFGASDGTPVFTVFIACFPVIFIGALQGTRTLDGQLREMATVFRLPARMKLFDLYLPHVISYLFPAWITALGTSWKVVVMAELFASADGVGAALAVSRSQLDTATTLAWIAAVVLTLLAIEYLLLEPIKRELERWRQPDRQAGA, encoded by the coding sequence ATGAAACTCCTGCGCGCCTGGTTCATCGGCATCCCCCGCTATTTGTGGAGCGGCTGGGGCGCCATCGCCAGCCTGTTCCTGCTGATGGCCCTGTGGGAAGGCACCAGCAGCCTCTACGGCGAACTGATCCTGCCCGATCCGCTGACCGTCTGGCACGCCTTTCAGACGCTGCTGGAAAACGGCCAGGCCGGCGCGGAACTGCTCATCACCGCGCGCCGCGCCCTGCTCGGCCTGGGCCTGGCAATCCTCGCCGGCAGCCTGCTCGGCATGCTGGCCGGCATCTCGCTGACGGCCTCCATGGTCTCGCGGCCACTGGTCACCGCCCTGCTCGGCACACCGCCGATCGCCTGGCTGGTGCTGGCCATGCTGTGGTTCGGCGCCAGCGACGGCACGCCGGTCTTCACCGTCTTCATCGCCTGTTTCCCGGTGATCTTCATCGGCGCCCTGCAGGGCACGCGCACCCTCGACGGCCAGTTGCGCGAAATGGCCACGGTCTTCCGCCTGCCGGCGCGCATGAAGCTCTTCGACCTCTACTTGCCGCACGTCATCTCCTACCTGTTTCCGGCCTGGATCACCGCCCTGGGCACTTCCTGGAAAGTCGTGGTGATGGCCGAACTGTTCGCCAGCGCCGATGGCGTCGGCGCAGCGCTGGCAGTGAGCCGCTCGCAACTGGACACCGCCACCACCCTGGCCTGGATCGCTGCCGTGGTACTGACCCTGCTGGCCATCGAATATCTGCTGCTCGAACCGATCAAGCGCGAGCTGGAGCGCTGGCGCCAACCGGATCGGCAAGCCGGCGCATGA
- a CDS encoding ABC transporter ATP-binding protein produces the protein MNTAPSLTLSGVSHAYAPRTVLEDIALELPAGRTLALVGPSGCGKTTLLHLCAGLLTLQEGQLKNGFLRPAVMFQQPRLLPWKTTLDNIALGLKAGGMDKRQRQTRASAMARAVGLDALALEQFPHELSGGMQSRAALARALVLNPDLLLMDEPFSALDIGLKSQLHRLLLDHQAEYGLAVLMITHDLMEAVRLADTLLVMASEPGRIVQRIDIPTPRSRRSELEVHQTTARLLQEPAVCASFGLALAPPPDTPAAAADVAGVGGSTLEIHP, from the coding sequence ATGAACACCGCACCCAGCCTGACGCTCTCCGGCGTCTCCCATGCCTACGCCCCGCGCACGGTGCTGGAGGACATCGCGCTGGAACTACCGGCCGGACGCACCCTGGCCCTGGTCGGCCCGTCCGGCTGCGGCAAGACCACCCTGCTGCACCTGTGCGCGGGCCTGCTCACCCTGCAGGAAGGCCAGTTGAAAAACGGTTTCCTGCGGCCGGCCGTGATGTTCCAGCAGCCGCGCCTGCTGCCCTGGAAAACCACCCTCGACAACATCGCCCTGGGCCTCAAGGCCGGCGGCATGGACAAGCGCCAGCGCCAGACCCGCGCCAGCGCCATGGCCCGCGCCGTCGGACTGGACGCGCTGGCGCTGGAGCAGTTTCCCCATGAACTCTCCGGCGGCATGCAAAGCCGCGCCGCACTGGCTCGCGCGCTGGTGCTGAATCCGGACCTGCTGCTGATGGACGAGCCTTTTTCCGCCCTCGACATCGGCCTGAAAAGCCAGCTTCACCGCCTGCTGCTCGACCATCAGGCCGAATACGGCCTGGCCGTGCTGATGATTACCCACGACCTGATGGAAGCCGTGCGCCTGGCCGACACCCTGCTGGTGATGGCCAGCGAGCCTGGCCGCATCGTCCAGCGCATCGACATTCCCACGCCGCGCAGCCGCCGCAGCGAACTTGAAGTTCACCAGACCACCGCGCGTCTGCTGCAGGAGCCAGCCGTATGCGCCAGCTTCGGCCTAGCGCTTGCGCCGCCGCCTGACACTCCCGCAGCGGCAGCGGATGTCGCGGGCGTGGGCGGCAGCACCCTGGAAATCCATCCATGA
- a CDS encoding NnrS family protein: MISLKTADHPLWLCGFRPFFLAAAFSLILLIPLWLFFLGAPFGLALPLPQVPGGATIWHAHELLFGFVLAALAGFVLTAVPEFTLAPPVPPAQVRLLAGLWLLGRLGFWCAGLLGKPALAIAGLAHLGLVAGLLVLLAPRIWHAPARRHLSFIWAMLGLILCIGGFYLDALRDGDVARWLHAMVGLMMIFIVLALSRISMRIVNQAIDEWRERHPAAADADADAEPTEYRARPPKRNLAISCIAAYTVAEFFLPESRLSGWLALAAAAALLHLHSDWHIGRALLRRWPLMLFGVYVLMAAGYALIGIALVSGGDGFSAGRHMLTIGAMGLAIYCVFNIAGRIHCGHPMDERPWVPVGAALLVLAAGLRAAEILPDANVLGLYQLAAFALVLPYAVWLWRMWPLLTRPRQDGLGGCDDYVEKT, translated from the coding sequence ATGATTTCCCTGAAGACCGCCGACCATCCGCTCTGGCTATGCGGCTTCCGGCCTTTCTTCCTGGCCGCCGCGTTCAGCCTGATCCTGCTGATCCCGCTCTGGCTGTTCTTTCTCGGCGCGCCTTTTGGCCTCGCCCTGCCGCTGCCCCAGGTGCCGGGCGGCGCTACCATCTGGCATGCCCATGAACTGCTGTTCGGCTTCGTCCTCGCCGCCCTGGCCGGCTTCGTGCTGACCGCCGTTCCCGAATTCACCCTCGCGCCCCCGGTACCACCCGCGCAGGTACGCCTGCTGGCCGGGCTCTGGCTACTGGGCCGCCTGGGCTTCTGGTGCGCCGGGCTACTGGGCAAACCGGCGCTGGCGATTGCCGGTCTGGCGCACCTGGGCCTGGTCGCCGGACTGCTCGTCCTGCTGGCGCCGCGCATCTGGCACGCCCCGGCGCGCCGCCACCTGTCCTTCATCTGGGCGATGCTGGGCCTCATCCTCTGCATCGGCGGCTTCTACCTGGACGCCTTGCGCGACGGCGACGTCGCCCGCTGGCTGCATGCCATGGTCGGACTGATGATGATTTTCATCGTCCTCGCGCTCAGCCGCATCTCGATGCGCATCGTCAATCAGGCAATCGACGAATGGCGCGAACGCCACCCTGCCGCCGCAGACGCCGATGCCGATGCCGAACCGACGGAATACCGTGCCCGGCCGCCCAAGCGCAATCTGGCGATCAGTTGCATCGCCGCCTACACCGTGGCCGAATTCTTCCTGCCCGAGTCGCGCCTGTCCGGCTGGCTGGCGCTGGCCGCCGCCGCGGCCCTGCTGCACCTGCACAGCGACTGGCACATTGGCCGCGCCTTGCTGCGGCGCTGGCCGCTGATGCTGTTCGGCGTCTATGTGCTGATGGCCGCCGGTTACGCGCTGATCGGCATCGCTCTGGTATCCGGCGGCGACGGCTTTTCCGCCGGCCGCCACATGCTCACCATCGGCGCCATGGGACTGGCCATCTACTGCGTCTTCAACATCGCTGGCCGCATCCACTGCGGCCACCCCATGGACGAACGCCCGTGGGTGCCGGTCGGCGCCGCGCTTCTGGTGCTGGCCGCCGGGCTGCGCGCCGCCGAGATCCTGCCCGATGCGAATGTCCTCGGCCTCTACCAGCTCGCCGCCTTCGCCTTGGTACTGCCCTACGCCGTCTGGCTGTGGCGGATGTGGCCGCTGCTCACCCGGCCGCGCCAGGACGGCCTGGGCGGCTGCGATGATTATGTGGAGAAGACCTGA
- a CDS encoding TonB-dependent receptor: MSSTFVPPHASRLAPLAAAIAALCGSALAHAEAETTLAPVSVTAKGYEADTLSTPSSVFVADGDELRKNGAGNLGEALRGEPGFAVNSDSAQGMNPVIRGLKKESIVLLVDGMRFNSAQPAGAIASFMSFGLAERVEAVKGAASVLYGTGALGGAINVLTPQARFEPGVKLSAGASYDSASKGLRGTGVGNFSSGDHALMLGASLARIDDYEAPDGRVNRTGYDSDSFIGQYRFRIDGQQQLRLSLQTHQDEDIWYPGSTKPFTHPNPGVATAVGSTTVHSPKQERTLAEAGYSYKGTGESPFNFDVRVWRQEMERTIYAWSPNLNRDITTTHVNFSTDGFDARADWLVHPQHLLSFGVNLWDMDASPNRLNANPPNSTNYVRTDPFTNGRIRAAGFYVQDDMRFGKLSLLAAGRYDKVKGRADSVANSANPTGTRVTTGLDRSDGAFSGSLGASYELAPLLRPYANLSRGFRAGEMRERYESSPRGDGYFYVGNPQVKPEISTQFEVGIKGQDETLVWSAALYRNRIKDYMSGLDISGTGTATTLCGPNAGACKQTVNISKVVIDGFEAQGKWQVWQGHWLKAGLSVLRGDNEDLNEPLFQMPADELALGWEGHVAPGWTADLTGRFVREQNRVATVFTRGTENRTAGFVTADLGATYRLNKQHSFRVALKNAFDREYHEHLTEGISGQEIHMPGRSLVVSWKGDF, encoded by the coding sequence ATGTCATCCACGTTCGTTCCACCCCATGCTTCCCGACTTGCCCCTCTGGCTGCTGCGATTGCCGCGCTTTGCGGCAGCGCGCTGGCGCATGCCGAAGCCGAAACCACGCTGGCCCCGGTCAGCGTGACGGCCAAGGGCTATGAAGCCGATACCCTGTCCACGCCGTCCTCGGTCTTCGTTGCCGACGGCGACGAACTGCGCAAGAACGGCGCCGGCAACCTCGGCGAGGCGCTGCGCGGCGAGCCGGGCTTCGCCGTCAACAGCGACAGCGCGCAGGGCATGAATCCGGTGATCCGCGGCCTGAAGAAGGAAAGCATCGTGCTGCTGGTCGACGGCATGCGCTTCAACTCGGCGCAGCCGGCCGGCGCCATCGCCTCGTTCATGTCGTTCGGGCTGGCCGAGCGCGTCGAGGCGGTGAAGGGAGCGGCCTCGGTGCTCTACGGCACCGGCGCGCTCGGCGGCGCGATCAACGTGCTGACGCCGCAAGCGCGCTTCGAGCCGGGCGTGAAACTCTCGGCCGGCGCCAGCTACGACAGCGCCAGCAAGGGCCTGCGCGGCACCGGCGTGGGCAATTTCTCCTCGGGCGACCACGCATTGATGCTCGGCGCCTCGCTCGCGCGCATCGACGACTACGAAGCGCCGGACGGCCGCGTCAACCGCACCGGCTACGATTCCGACAGCTTCATCGGCCAGTACCGCTTCCGCATCGACGGCCAGCAGCAATTACGCCTGTCGCTGCAGACGCACCAGGACGAGGACATCTGGTATCCGGGCTCGACCAAGCCCTTCACCCACCCCAATCCCGGCGTCGCCACCGCCGTCGGCAGCACCACCGTGCACTCGCCGAAGCAGGAGCGCACGCTGGCCGAGGCCGGCTACAGCTACAAGGGCACGGGCGAGTCGCCGTTCAACTTCGACGTCCGCGTCTGGCGGCAGGAAATGGAGCGCACCATCTACGCCTGGTCGCCCAACCTGAACCGCGACATCACCACGACCCACGTCAACTTCAGCACCGACGGCTTCGACGCCCGCGCCGACTGGCTGGTGCATCCGCAGCATCTGCTCTCCTTCGGCGTGAACCTGTGGGACATGGACGCCTCGCCGAACCGCCTGAACGCCAACCCGCCGAACAGTACCAACTACGTGCGCACCGATCCCTTCACCAACGGCCGCATCCGCGCCGCCGGCTTCTACGTGCAGGACGACATGCGCTTCGGCAAGCTGAGCCTGCTTGCCGCCGGCCGCTATGACAAGGTCAAGGGCCGCGCCGATTCGGTGGCGAACTCGGCCAACCCAACCGGCACTCGCGTCACCACCGGACTCGACCGCAGCGACGGCGCCTTCTCCGGCAGCCTCGGCGCCAGCTATGAACTCGCTCCGCTGCTGCGCCCTTACGCCAACCTGTCGCGCGGTTTCCGCGCCGGCGAGATGCGCGAACGCTACGAATCCTCACCGCGCGGCGACGGCTATTTCTACGTCGGCAACCCGCAGGTGAAGCCGGAAATCTCGACGCAGTTCGAAGTCGGCATCAAGGGCCAGGACGAAACCCTGGTCTGGTCGGCAGCCCTCTACCGCAACCGCATCAAGGACTACATGAGCGGCCTGGACATCTCCGGCACGGGCACCGCCACCACGCTCTGCGGCCCCAATGCCGGCGCCTGCAAGCAGACGGTGAACATCAGCAAGGTGGTCATCGACGGCTTCGAGGCGCAGGGCAAGTGGCAGGTCTGGCAGGGACACTGGCTGAAGGCCGGCCTCTCCGTGCTGCGCGGCGACAACGAGGACCTGAACGAGCCGCTGTTCCAGATGCCCGCCGACGAACTCGCCCTCGGCTGGGAAGGCCATGTCGCGCCAGGCTGGACGGCCGACCTTACCGGCCGCTTCGTGCGCGAGCAGAACCGCGTGGCCACCGTCTTCACGCGCGGCACCGAGAACCGTACCGCGGGCTTCGTCACCGCCGACCTCGGCGCGACGTATCGCCTGAACAAGCAGCACAGCTTCCGCGTGGCGCTGAAGAACGCCTTCGACCGCGAGTATCATGAGCACCTCACCGAAGGCATCTCCGGCCAGGAAATCCACATGCCGGGCCGCAGCCTGGTGGTCTCGTGGAAAGGCGACTTCTGA
- a CDS encoding ABC transporter substrate-binding protein, with translation MTAIHHRLRRTIGGCLRAIALAATVFAAAPAIAGKLPKLTLSGPFAAVSYPLIHIAESGALKDVAETVEFVSWKNPDQLRVLAIDGKSKVDFIAMPTNVAANLYNRGVKLQLVNVSTWGVLWLVSRDKSLKTLADFQGKEVLMPFRADMPDIVFQTLAEKAGLDPKKNFRLRYVGSPLDAMQLLIARRADHALLSEPAVSMALRKTKSFPVNLIAPDLYRSVDLQQEWGRLMQREARIPQAGIAAMGQALANPALVERFQRAYAASLKWCEDKPDECGAMVARHIDMLTPEAVADSVRADRTAFVTAADARPELEFFFTQLHARQPALIGGKLPGDAFYWPGK, from the coding sequence ATGACTGCTATCCACCACCGCCTGCGCCGGACGATCGGCGGTTGCCTGAGGGCCATCGCCCTCGCCGCTACCGTTTTCGCTGCCGCGCCCGCCATCGCCGGCAAGCTGCCGAAGCTCACGCTTTCCGGCCCCTTCGCCGCCGTTTCCTATCCGCTGATCCACATCGCCGAAAGCGGCGCCTTGAAGGACGTGGCCGAGACGGTCGAGTTCGTGTCGTGGAAAAATCCGGACCAGCTGCGCGTGCTGGCCATCGACGGCAAGAGCAAGGTCGACTTCATCGCCATGCCGACCAACGTCGCCGCCAATCTCTACAACCGCGGCGTGAAACTGCAACTGGTCAACGTCTCGACCTGGGGCGTGCTCTGGCTGGTCTCGCGCGACAAATCGCTGAAGACGCTCGCCGACTTCCAGGGCAAGGAAGTGCTGATGCCCTTCCGCGCCGACATGCCGGACATCGTCTTCCAAACGCTCGCCGAGAAGGCCGGACTCGATCCGAAAAAGAACTTCCGCCTGCGCTACGTCGGCAGCCCGCTCGACGCGATGCAGTTGCTCATCGCCCGCCGCGCCGACCACGCGCTGCTCTCCGAGCCGGCGGTGTCGATGGCGCTGCGCAAAACAAAATCCTTCCCGGTCAACCTCATCGCGCCGGATCTCTACCGCAGCGTCGACCTGCAGCAGGAATGGGGCCGGCTGATGCAGCGCGAAGCGCGCATCCCGCAGGCCGGCATCGCCGCCATGGGTCAGGCGCTCGCCAACCCGGCGCTGGTCGAACGCTTCCAGCGCGCCTACGCCGCCTCGCTCAAGTGGTGCGAGGACAAGCCGGACGAATGCGGCGCGATGGTCGCCAGACATATCGACATGCTGACGCCGGAAGCCGTCGCCGACTCGGTACGCGCCGACCGCACGGCTTTCGTCACTGCTGCCGATGCCCGTCCGGAACTGGAGTTTTTCTTCACCCAACTGCACGCGCGCCAACCGGCGCTGATCGGCGGCAAGCTGCCCGGCGATGCGTTCTACTGGCCGGGAAAGTGA